In the genome of Acaryochloris thomasi RCC1774, one region contains:
- a CDS encoding TfoX/Sxy family protein: protein MSSRSPFVDQAVAHLNQVAPVTARFMFGGYGLFVEGVMIALIADDVLYFKVDDQNREDYIEAVSEPFTYYGKGKPIQMSYYRLPSEVFDNLEQLVQWVEASQAAAARSKSKSKRTQKESL from the coding sequence ATGTCCAGTCGTTCTCCGTTTGTTGATCAAGCGGTTGCCCATCTCAATCAGGTTGCGCCGGTAACGGCACGGTTCATGTTTGGCGGTTATGGCTTATTTGTAGAGGGAGTGATGATCGCCCTGATTGCCGATGATGTCCTCTATTTCAAGGTTGATGATCAGAACCGAGAGGACTACATTGAAGCAGTCTCAGAACCTTTCACCTACTACGGAAAAGGCAAACCCATCCAGATGTCTTACTATCGTTTGCCAAGTGAGGTCTTTGATAATCTAGAACAGCTCGTGCAGTGGGTGGAAGCGTCCCAAGCTGCCGCTGCTCGGTCAAAGTCCAAATCTAAACGCACTCAGAAAGAATCGTTATGA